Within the Cyprinus carpio isolate SPL01 chromosome B18, ASM1834038v1, whole genome shotgun sequence genome, the region aaacgctgcttgatctgtgcagatttctctcctgattcacaccagaacactttttcactggaggaggtTTTTTAAACCtttgctatttaggagaactcttagtggtgaatacgggcccagattCTCTTTTCCTCCAGATTGTGAATGTCCTGTGTGACAGTAATGTGTGTATCCAAGCATGAAGAAGAGCCGCCGCAGAACATGAAGCCTGGAGAGAAGCAGATGtccaaagctgctttgaaaaacCAGAAAAAGCGAGAAGTGAAGAAAGCAGCTAAGCAGGTACACCAGAGCTCGGTGTTTGCATTTGTTCAATAAACGCTTAAGATGAATAAGTGATGCATTCTGTTGATTCAGGAAAACAAGCCGGATGAAGctccgcctccagtcacagactCCGCCCCTGCCAGTCATGTGACTTCTAGCTGCGGAGACCCTGAAACTGACAAAAAGATCAAGAATTTGAAAAAGGTGAAATGGTTGGGATGTGTTTACAATCAAATAAGACCAGCATGTATACATAGGTACAGTGAGAAAACTTCTTGAAGGGAAATAAACACCGCCATGTACTCAGACTTGGAATTGACCACAGAGTAAACTGGACCTACTTTTAtgattctttacattttttattttattttatgttatatattttattttatatattttattttatatatttattttattttattttacatattttattttatatattttattttattttatataatttattttattttattttatgtattttatttttatttagtttatttaacatAGCTCTTGCAATTGCCTCAGCTGCCGACATGgcaacataacattttttttcaaattaaaaacacaaaaaattccctaattaaaacaaacaaaaatatttataatataccatttttttttttaattctcagtcaaaattattttttttttaattttaattatggacctacttttatgatactttaaattttttattttattttattacatagcTCTTGCAGTGAGAATTGCCTCAGCTGTCAACAtggcaaaattattttatttcaattgaatAACCCTAAGTTCCCATTTAcaccagtttaaaaaaattatatatatattttttaaattctcagtcaaaatgtattttttttttattatagtgagAAAAACTTCTTAAAggtaaagaaattaattacattttttaatttaattttcgcatttctttattttatttatttatttatttttatttttttttttttttacgcaagtCTTGCCATGGGAATAGCCTCAGCTGCTGACATGGCAACGtatctttattttgattaaattgtcaaaatttaaatgattttttttatttatttaattttttatttttattgaataaccCTGTAAAGTTCCCATTTataccagtttaaaaaaaaaataatgtttttctttccctgtcaaaatgtaagtttttttttattacagtgagAAAAATGTCTTGGAGGTAAAGAAATAAAATGGTCATGTACTCTTGACTTGAAAAACaccagttaaaaataaaatttaacaacgTTTATTATACAGTCACTTACATAATAACATCCTCAGCTAATGCTATGGCAACATACCATCAGCTAATGGTATGGCAACAAGTAAATTATGTccaaattatttcttttttttattttttattttattaaataacactgtaaagttctaatttattccagtttaaaataaataaattaattgtatatgtATGTCAAATTTAATTCGTCTGGCACATGTTAATGGGATTTTCATGTTTATCTGGCAGAAACTCAAAGCCATTGATGAACTCAAGGAGCAGCAGGCGGCTGGCAAAGTCATGCAGAAAAATCAGGTAATACAGCAAAGCTCATCAGCatgattaaaagttatttattattattattatcatataaatattataatagtttcCCTTTTTTTAACAGCTTGAGAAGATGCAGAAAGAGCCCCAGCTGTTGAAAGAGCTTGAAGACCTTGAATTAGGATTGTAAACTCACTGTACCAGTTGTCACATTGTTCATCAGTTTCCAAACCTTGCTTATTGTCGTGAACATgtattaagatgatttttttttttcacgagcTACTCACGATTAATAAATAAGAacctgttttgtttctttgtacaTGGCTAATATAATAAGTACTAAATTCTCAAAAGCAATATTGCTGTGCAGTGTGACGTACACCACAAGAGAGCCTCCATGAAATACGAAATAAAAATGTTGAGATTCGAACCGCGTGACTTTTATTATGTCTGCTGGAGAGCCGGAAGTGCGGGTTTCTCCAGTGTGCAACCAAAGCAGTCGCAGATTTGAGTACAAACGCAGATGAAGTTTTTGACAAATAAACTCAACGGGACGAACCAAAAGCAGCAGGTATTTCAGGTTTGACGAGAACGCACTTGATTAAACTGAGTTTGATATTTGTAGAGAGTGTTATTGCAtctttatttgtgatatttagaTGAGCCGGTGTGGTGCTGCTCGTGTATATTCATACATCACGCGCGCGCTTGTCTTCAATTTTACTCAAAATACTAGCTGTTTCTGTCCTTCTTGTGATTTGTCCcttcatataaatgtatttgcatttattttacacgTTTAGATGGCTTTTGGCATTGAGCAGATCAGCCACAAAGgcgaaacatttttgttatttgttagttttatCAGATAGttcttaatttgtttgttttaaaaatgtaattgcaactttgAACACTACTTGTATGAATCAAAGAAGGGATTTAGTATAGCCTCGACTCTTGAAAAATCCCTAATGATATCATTTTAATAGAGAATCTTTCTAGTTTGtttacaaaataagaaaataaaagcacTAATTTTAAGCTCAGGTGCTACTgtagtcatttattattattattattattattattattatttatatattcggTCAAATGCATGTTCTGTTTCACACATCAACATCAGGATTTGCAGGAAgcatcacagaagaaaaaaagacatctgtGGCAAGTCTTTGTCTTGTGATGCcggtgaaaaagaaaagaaagtcgtCCGGATCCGAGGACCCCGGCATCAGAAAGTGCAGAATCACCAGGTGAAAACATTTGTGGGTTTCTGTCTGCGTCTTTCACTCTTTCGTACATCGGTCGCTGCATCATCACCTCTTTAAAATCCAGTTACTGTAGGACGCAGACTCCAGGACGGCTGCTTCACTCTGATGAACAGTTCTCCAGCAAGAAGTGCCTCGCCTGGTTTTATGAGTATGCAGGTACATGAACCAGTACTTCTCTTACTCACATCGAATGAGCTTTTCATCATTagttttggagaaatgtgtcgTTGCGTCAGTGTCTCAGCagtggatgtgaatgggtgccgtcagaatgagcgctgataaaaacatcacgagtgatccacagcactccagtccatcagtgaacatctggaaaagacaaaaaaagagaaacaaatccagcattaagacgtttttaactcaaatacatagagtccataatccataataacacttcctccagtgaaaaagtgttctggtgtgaatctcacagagaaatctgcacagatcacaTATTAGTTTAAAGCTGCTCTAAACAAATATTGATGTGTGGATTTTTCtctgtgagagacaacagcagatgcactttttcactggaggaagtgttattatggatcatagactctatgtatttgagttaaaaacatcttaatgctggatgtgtttcatcttttgtcttctccagatgttcactgatggactggagtgctgtggattacttgtggattattgtgttgtttttatcagctctcatcaTCAAGACACCCAATAACATCAAATCAAGAAAAACTTaagcagtgctacatttctccaaacctgatgaagaaacaaactcatccagatctcggatggcctgaggttgagtgcATTTCagcacactttcttttttttttggttgaagtATTCCTTCTTGAGCTGATCTGattattgctgtgtttttaaacGCGTGTAGGTTCGGATG harbors:
- the LOC109072988 gene encoding eukaryotic translation initiation factor 2A-like; the encoded protein is MQENPQGEVNLQLWDLQTGACIKAFYQKKVTGWCPSWADDESISVRNVNNELHFFENNNFVMCVSKHEEEPPQNMKPGEKQMSKAALKNQKKREVKKAAKQENKPDEAPPPVTDSAPASHVTSSCGDPETDKKIKNLKKKLKAIDELKEQQAAGKVMQKNQLEKMQKEPQLLKELEDLELGL